In one Acetobacter sp. genomic region, the following are encoded:
- the lon gene encoding endopeptidase La, whose protein sequence is MTEKPKAPSSRRKRTKADDAPVAPTRKAAAKKVAAPTTERVAVLPLRDIVVFPHMIVPLFVGREKSVKALESVTKDDKKILLVAQKEATVDDPGPDDIYRFGTTSTILQLLKLPDGTVKVLVEGNQRARVVALHDVDGHFEADVEFVSDVPVEMEEAEALARAVVGQFEQYVKLNKKIAAEVLVSLNQIGDLSKLADTIASHLSLKISEKQEILELPSVTKQLEKILAHMEAEIGVLQVEKRIRNRVKRQMEKTQREYYLNEQLKAIQKELGEGEDGKDETAEIEEKIVKTKLSKEAREKAVGELKKLRGMSPMSAESTVVRNYLDWLLGVPWKKTTKVKNDLDAAEKVLDEDHYALEKVKERILEYLAVQSRSKKVKGPILCLVGPPGVGKTTLARAIAKATGRHYVRMSLGGVRDESEIRGHRRTYIGAMPGKIIQGMKKAKVSNPLFLLDEIDKLGADWRGDPASALLEVLDPEQNSSFSDHYLEVDYDLSDVMFVTTANSLNMPQPLLDRMEIIRLSGYTEEEKLNIAKRHLIAKQSEAHNLKPEEWSISDAALMDLIRFYTREAGVRSLEREIANLARKVVKEIVTGKAKKVAITEKNLGKLAGVRRFSHGETEATDMVGMVTGLAWTEVGGEILTIESVMVPGKGNIKQTGKLGDVMQESVSAALSYVRSRAPYFGIKPTLFEKCDIHVHVPEGATPKDGPSAGIAMATSLVSVLTGIPVRRDVAMTGEITLRGRVLAIGGLKEKLLAALRAGIKTVFLPKDNEKDIAELPEAVKKNLELVPVSHVDEVIGRALVSVPQPIEWEDESDLVAPIAASGTASAVAH, encoded by the coding sequence ATGACAGAAAAACCCAAAGCACCCTCATCACGCCGCAAACGGACCAAAGCCGACGATGCCCCTGTCGCGCCGACAAGGAAGGCCGCGGCGAAAAAGGTCGCCGCCCCGACGACGGAGCGCGTGGCTGTTCTGCCGCTGCGTGACATCGTTGTGTTCCCTCACATGATCGTGCCGCTCTTCGTCGGGCGTGAGAAATCGGTGAAGGCGCTGGAATCCGTCACCAAGGATGACAAGAAAATCCTTCTGGTCGCGCAGAAAGAGGCGACGGTGGATGATCCGGGTCCAGACGACATCTACCGCTTCGGAACGACTTCGACCATTCTTCAGCTCCTGAAGTTGCCGGACGGCACGGTGAAGGTGCTTGTCGAAGGGAATCAGCGCGCCCGTGTGGTGGCGCTTCACGATGTCGATGGACATTTCGAAGCCGACGTCGAATTCGTCTCCGATGTCCCCGTGGAAATGGAAGAAGCCGAAGCGCTTGCCCGCGCCGTGGTGGGGCAGTTTGAGCAGTATGTGAAGCTCAACAAGAAGATTGCGGCGGAAGTGCTGGTTTCGCTGAATCAGATCGGTGATCTGTCAAAGCTTGCTGACACCATTGCCAGCCATCTCAGCCTGAAAATTTCCGAAAAGCAGGAAATTCTCGAACTGCCTTCCGTGACGAAGCAGTTGGAGAAAATTCTGGCTCATATGGAAGCCGAGATCGGTGTTCTGCAGGTCGAGAAACGCATCCGGAACCGTGTGAAGCGGCAGATGGAGAAGACCCAGCGCGAGTACTATCTGAACGAGCAGCTCAAGGCGATCCAGAAGGAGCTTGGCGAGGGCGAGGACGGCAAGGACGAGACTGCCGAAATCGAAGAGAAGATCGTCAAGACCAAGCTGAGCAAGGAAGCGCGGGAGAAGGCTGTCGGCGAGCTGAAGAAGCTGCGCGGCATGAGCCCGATGTCGGCAGAATCGACGGTGGTGCGCAACTACCTCGACTGGCTGCTGGGCGTGCCCTGGAAAAAGACCACCAAGGTAAAGAACGACCTCGATGCGGCTGAAAAGGTGCTCGACGAGGATCATTACGCGCTGGAGAAGGTCAAGGAGCGTATCCTTGAATATCTCGCGGTCCAGAGCCGTTCGAAGAAAGTGAAAGGGCCGATCCTGTGCCTTGTCGGCCCTCCGGGCGTCGGCAAGACCACGCTGGCGCGGGCCATCGCCAAGGCGACGGGGCGGCACTATGTCCGCATGTCGCTTGGCGGCGTGCGCGACGAGTCCGAGATTCGCGGTCATCGCCGGACCTATATCGGCGCGATGCCAGGCAAGATCATTCAGGGTATGAAGAAGGCGAAGGTTTCCAACCCGCTTTTCCTGCTTGATGAGATCGACAAGCTCGGCGCCGACTGGCGGGGCGATCCGGCTTCAGCGCTGCTTGAGGTGCTGGACCCGGAACAGAACAGCAGTTTCTCGGATCATTATCTGGAGGTCGATTACGACCTGTCGGATGTGATGTTCGTCACGACGGCGAACAGCCTCAATATGCCCCAGCCTTTGCTGGACCGCATGGAGATCATCCGCCTGTCCGGCTACACGGAAGAGGAAAAGCTGAACATCGCGAAGCGGCATCTGATCGCCAAGCAGAGTGAGGCGCACAACCTCAAGCCTGAGGAATGGTCTATTTCCGATGCGGCGCTGATGGACCTTATCCGCTTCTACACGCGTGAGGCGGGTGTCCGCAGCCTTGAGCGTGAGATCGCCAATCTCGCCCGCAAGGTCGTGAAGGAGATTGTCACCGGCAAGGCGAAGAAGGTGGCCATCACCGAGAAGAATCTCGGCAAGCTCGCAGGGGTGCGTCGCTTCTCGCATGGCGAGACAGAAGCCACCGACATGGTCGGTATGGTGACGGGACTGGCCTGGACCGAGGTCGGCGGTGAAATCCTGACGATCGAAAGCGTGATGGTGCCGGGCAAGGGCAACATCAAGCAGACCGGCAAGCTTGGCGACGTCATGCAGGAAAGCGTGTCTGCGGCGCTGTCCTATGTGCGGAGCAGGGCGCCCTATTTCGGGATCAAGCCGACGCTGTTCGAGAAGTGTGACATCCACGTTCACGTGCCTGAAGGCGCGACTCCGAAGGATGGCCCTTCCGCCGGTATCGCGATGGCGACGTCGCTCGTCAGTGTCCTGACAGGCATTCCTGTTCGGCGTGACGTGGCGATGACGGGTGAGATCACTCTGCGTGGGCGTGTTCTTGCCATTGGCGGCCTGAAGGAAAAGCTGCTTGCGGCTCTGCGGGCCGGGATCAAGACGGTCTTCCTTCCCAAGGACAATGAGAAAGATATCGCGGAACTTCCAGAAGCTGTGAAGAAGAATCTGGAACTGGTCCCTGTTTCCCATGTGGATGAGGTGATCGGTCGCGCTCTTGTCAGTGTGCCGCAGCCGATTGAATGGGAGGACGAGAGCGATCTGGTTGCGCCGATCGCGGCTTCGGGAACAGCCAGCGCGGTGGCTCACTGA